Genomic DNA from Spiroplasma alleghenense:
CAGAAGAAAAAAAGGATTCAATCAATTCTAAAAAGTGATTAACAAAAATTAAAGAATGAATTTTAGATGAGTACAAAGCTCAATACAAAATTCACAATATTCCAGAAACAGACCCTAATTATGTAACTAATGATTTGACAGTTGATGATTTAAAAATTTCTTCAATTCCAACTTACATTATTATTCGTGATGGAAAATTAGTTAATGTAACAACAGGATTTGATTCATTAGAAAATGGTGTTGGTGAAGAACAAGCATTGGAAAAATGATTTACTGAAATTAATAGTTACTTTACCGATCCAGCCTCATTCTTCCAACCATCTAATAATGGTGGAGAAACTGGTGGAGATGGAGATGGTGGAGAAACTGGTGAAACTGGCGGACAAGAACCAGCTGCTGGATCAATCCCCTATCAAGATAAATCTTATGAATATCGCTATAAAAAATAAGAGTTTTAAAACTCTTATTTTTTTTACAAAAATTAAGAAAATAAAAAACGAACCTCAAAGATTCGTTTTGTTTGTTTTTAAAATGGTCCCCAGGGCCGGACTTGAACCGGCACGGGCGACAAAGCCCGCTGGATTTTAAGTCCAGTGCGTCTACCGATTCCGCCACCTGGGGATAAAAAATCCAAAAAATAATTAATATAAAATGGTGTCCCGTGCAAGATTCGAACTTGCGACCCACTGGTTAAAAGCCAGTTGCTCTACCGGCTGAGCTAACGAGACGAAAATGGCTGGGCTAGCAGGATTCGAACCGGCGCATGAAGGAGTCAAAGTCCTTTGCCTTACCGCTTGGCTATAGCCCAATAATGGTGGAGGGAGGCGGATTCGAACCGCCGAACCTTTCGGAACTGGGTTACAGCCAGCCGCGTTTAGCCACTTCGCTATCCCTCCGTTTATAATGGTGCTGACTAAAGGATTTGAACCCTCGACCTATTGATTACTAGTCAATTGCTCTACCAACTGAGCTAAGTCAGCGTAATTCTAAAATTTAGAACCTAAAACATTATACAAAAAATATATTACTCTTGTCAAGAAAAAGAGTTAAAAATTTCATAAAAAAAGTACTCGGGCGGAGCACTTATTTGTCAATCTGAATAAATAAAATTAAAAAATTAAAAATTTGATAGGGCTAAACAAATCATTATAACTTTTTTCTTCAAAAAGACTTAATTATTATACGACTTTTAAATAATTTAAACAATATAAAAATTAAACTTTTATTTACTTTTTATATTGATTGCCCTATTTCAAATCTAGATCACTAATTACCTTAATAATTACTGGTTCTACAAAGGCCTTGTCAACTATTTCAAATGTTAACTTTCCTTGGTTAGTAAATTCGCCGCTAACAGCCTTGTTTGTCTTCAATGTCATTACAACGTCTCCTGCCAAAACTTTTTCACCAGAGACCTTATTTAAGGTGATTCCGGCGGCGAAATCAATACTTTCCTCTTTGGTTGCACGACCAGCACCGATTTGCATTGCTAAGTAACCTAATTTATTAGTGTCAATATAGCGAATATATCCGGATTTATCAGCTTTGATTTCTATAGTATTTTTAACTTTAAAGCTTTTTTCAAAGTTTTCAATTACACTAAAATCTCCACCTTGGGCTTCAACAAACTGTTTTAAAATTGGTGCAGCGACTTTATTTTTAATTTTTTCACGAACAGCCTCTTTTGCTTCGGCTAAAGTTTTAAAAATTCCTGCTTGCAGAAGTGTAATTCCAACCGCTTCTTCGGTCAGTTCGTTTAAATCAGCAGGACCATTTCCTTGTAAAGTTTCATAAGCTTCACGAACCTCATTGGCATTACCGATTTCACGTCCTAATGGTTTATCCATATCTGTTATCATGGCTGCAATGTTGCGGTGGTGATTTTTACCAATTTCAACCATTGCTTGAGCTAATTTTGTAGCTTCATCCACAGTATTCATAAAGGCTCCACTACCCATTTTAACGTCTAAAATAATCCCATTTCCTGCAATTGCCAATTTTTTCGACATTATACTTGAGGCGATCAAAGGAATTGAATCAACAGTTCCTGTAACATCTCTTAGGGCATACATTTTTTTATCAGCAGGAACAATATCTTGTGATTGAGAAATAATGCTCATTCCCACTTTGTTAACAATTTCTTCAAATTTAGCTTCAGAAATTTCCCCAGTTCAACCTGGACAAGATTCTAATTTATCAATAGTTCCCCCAGTTTGTCCAAGTCCACGACCCGACAACTTGGCTACTTTGATACCAAAACTAGCAACCAATGGAGCATAGATTAATGAGGTTTTATCCCCAACTCCCCCGGTTGAATGCTTATCAGCTTTAAAACCAGTAACTCCTTTTAAATCATAGGTTTTACCACTTTTAATCATTTCTCCTGTTAAAAACGAAGTTTCTTTAGCATCCATCCCTTGAAAGTAAATTGCCATTGCTATGGCACTCATTTGATAATCTTTGATTTCATTTGAAATGAATCCCTTAATTAAATATTCAATTTCTGCTTGGTTTAAACTCAAACCTTTTTTCTTTTTAGTAATTAATTCTGCAAAATTCATATTTCACCTCTACGAAAAAACTATTTTTTTTCTTTTCTTTTCTTCTTAGTTTCTATTTTTTCAAAATCTTTATATTTTTCCATATTTTTAACAACTTCCTTACGAACGTTATTTGTTAAAATATCTGTTTTAATAGAAATAAACTTTTCTGGTAATAAAGGCTTACCAAAAACAACTTTAACTACCACTTTTTTAGGTCTCTTTTTAGCAAAAACATAGTGAGAGTCAATGATTGTAACTGGCACAATCGGCACATATGCTGATTGTGCTATTTTCATACTTGCTCCTTGGAATTCTCCAATTTCTTGGTCAGGACTTCTAGTTCCTTCTGGGAAAATAACCAAACTTCGGTGATATTGGTTTAAAAGTTCTTTACCTTCTTTATAAGCGTTTAAAGCACTTCTTGGATTTCCTCGGTCCAACGGAATTGCATCAATTAACTTAATGAAACGTCCAAATGTTTTATGGTCTCAAAGTTCTTGCTTAGCAATAAATGCTAATGGTTGTTGACGACTAAAATCATTTAAAGCAATCAAGGCAACTGAATCAAAGTTAGACTGGTGGTTTGGTGCTAAAATAATTCCGCGATCTAATCAGTTTTCAATGTCAATTACTTGAATTTTAACATCCAAAAGTCACATCATTCGACGAGCAATTTTTTTAACTCAATAGTAACGGTATTCTTCACTATATGAATTAGGATCTTTTTTGATTCGGCGAGCCATTTTCTTAGCTTTACTCATATTCATTAAAACAATAACTCAAATTAATAATAATTTTCATTTGTTGAAATTAGTACTTCCCCGCTCCTTTTTTTGATCCTTTGCTTTCTTCTCTGTTTTAACTTCTTCTTGATTAGTAACTTCTTGTTTTTCTAATTCGTATTTTTCTTTCATGTTATTTTTTCCTCTCATATTTTTTTATAACAAATTCATCTTTATCAATTTCGCTATAAATTTCAAAATCGTCTCAATTTACTCTTGGAAAAATAGTATCTCCGGGGTAATTTTGTTTTATCACACTGACAATCAGTTTATCAGCATATGGCAAGAACATTTGATAAATTTGCGATCCCCCAATAACAATTAATTCGTTAGGTTGGTTTTGATATCTTTTAATTAAATAATCAATGTCATTAATGATTTTAACATTTTCATTATTGATGACAAGATTGCCATTTTTTGAAAGGACTATATTTTCTCGATTTGGTAATGGTTTGGAACCAATTGCTTCAAATGTCTTACGACCCATTACAATTGTTTTTCCAGTTGTATACTGCTTGAAAAAATTCATTTCTTCAGGAATTTTTCATGGTAACTTGTTTTCTTGGCCAATTATTCCCTCTTGGGTTTGGGCTCATACTAATTTTATCACTAAACTGCCACCTTCCCCTTAATTCCTGGATAAGATTCATAGTTTTCTAAGATAATGTCATCAGGTTTCAAATCAAAAATTGAAACGTTAGAATCTTTTAACGTAATTGATGGCAATTTTTTTGGAATACGAGAAAGTTGAAGTTCAATTTGTTCTAAATGATTTTGATAAATATGCGCATCCCCGATTGTATGTACAAATTCTCCTGGTTCTAAGCCAACTTCATTTGCAATTAGAATCAATAATAAAGAATAACTTGCGATATTAAATGGGACTCCCAGGAAAATATCCCCGCTGCGTTGATACAATTGTAAGTTCAATTTTTTATCCCCAGAAACATAAAACTGAAATATCGTATGACACGGAGGTAAAGCCATCTTTGAAACTTCTTCTGGATTTCAAGCAGAAATAATATGTCGCCTTGAATCGGGATTATTTTTTAGATTAAAAATTAAGTCTGCAAGTTGATCAACTCCATTAAAATTTCGTCATTGTTTACCATAAACCGGACCTAAATCACCATGCAATTTAGCAAAATCATTATCTGTACGGATTTTGTCCACAAAAGTTTGTAAATCCTCTCCTTGATAATCATTGGATTTTTTGTAAATTTCGTAAGGCCATTCATTTCAAATATTTACCTTATTATCAACTAAATACTTAATATTTGTGTCTCCCGATATAAATCACAATAATTCTACAACTACTGCTTGAAAATAAATTTTCTTAGTTGTTAAAAGCGGGAAACCATCGCCTAAATTATAGCGGGTTTGGGTCCCAAAGAATGAAATTGTCCCTGTTAAAGTTCTATCATTTTTTCTAGTTCCGTTTTCTAAAACATTTTTTACCAAATCTAAATATTTTTGCATTTTATCACCACAATTATTATAAACCAAAGTTAATATAAAAATTATCCCATTGAGGGATAATTTTAATCTTTTTTCAAAGCCATTCCAACTGCATAGCGTTTTTCGTGACTAATAGAAACAATGATTTCACCAAATTTAGAATTTTTCAGACTTGGTTTTTGATCAATGTAACCAATATTTATTTGATTCATTGCGATTGGTGAAGGTAAAGTTTTTATTATAGCTTCTTTAACAGCTCAACGACCTGCTAAAAATTCTCTTTTTGAATTTTTAGTTAAACGAGTAGATAAAATCTTAATTTCATCTGGATGTAAAATTAGTTCAATCATTCTGGGCTTGAGCTTTATTCTTTTAACGGCAACAATATCAATTCCAATTTTTTTCATAATTCTCCTTACACAAAATCAACAATCGCTGCTCAATCATTGAAAGAATATTTCTTGTTTGTGTGATAATCTAATCCTGTGAAAGTATTAATAACATTACCCGAACTGACAGCTTCAAGACCAGCAATAAGTCCTAAACTTGAATAAAATGATGGCAAGAATCCCCCGGTTCCATAATCTTCGTTAATTTGATTAACAAAATAAAGATTTTTAAAGAAGTTGTAAGTTAGACGGCCGTTGCACAATACTCTAATAATACTATTACTTCTTCCTGGGGTTTTTTTAATTTCTGTTTCAATTGTATCAGCGACTTTAATAAATTCATTATTTGAGCCATTGTTATTTTTTGAGTAAAATCTTTCAAAGTCACGAATTCCCATTTTGGCAATATTTTCTTCAGCCATAAATTTTTGTAGTTGTTCTTGTAGAACTGTAAAACTTCCTGGTGAAAAGTTAAACTGAGTTTTATCATCAAAACTTGAGATTTCCTCACCAGCGTTTGAATATGATTCATACAGCGCTGCAGTCATTAATGATGATTCAGTTACAATTCTAAATAGACTCTGTGCCTCTCTTGGCATTGATAAACTACAGTTACGAACATCGGTTTTTAAATAACTATTTGTTGAATAATTATCCACATATAAGTTGTTGATAAAATCAGTAATTTCTCAAGTATTTTCTACCCCGTTTTCGTTGAAATGGTTAGCAGCAGTGAATACTGGAATTACCACAAATTTTGAAATACAGTCAGCATTATAATAAAACCCGAATTTAGGAATTCAACGAAATAAAGGACTAGAAGCTGACCTACGATAGTAACCGTTTCCTGATTCATAAATTTTTTGAACATTAGCAAAAGATAAATCATCTGTATTGATACTTTGTTCAGTTAGAGCTTGATTATTAGTCTTAAAGAGCGGATTAGAAGCAGTACTAAAAATGGCAAAACTAGCCAATAGTCCTAAAATTAAACCTAAAATCGAACCAATAAGTGCGTTTGCATGGGAATTAATTTTTATAGCAATTAATTTTCTTTTTATAAACGTAAAATAAAGAATTAACGCAATTATGTTAATCACAAAAAAGAATAGCAGTTGATAAATCATATTTAATATAACGGCCACAATAGCATTGATGAAGTCAACAGCAAACTGTTGGGTATTTACAGTGATACCCTCTCCTTCAGAACCAAATAATGCTATTATTTCGTTGAAAACACTTTGAAAAATTCTATCAAAATCACCAAATGCATCAATTAAACCTTGTAATTTAAGTAACGGAGCAATTTTTGCAACCGTAGCTGTTGTTAGCAATGGGACCAAAAAAATTATTACGATTGCAACAAGGATATTAACTGAGCCAAAATAAACCATTACCCAGGTTCCACGTTTAACTCCCCAGATTGTGAAGGCTAAAATTAAAATAAAAATTAATAAGTCAAAAAGTCATCAAGGACCAATATTAATCAACATTATAAAGCCTCCCTTAAATTAGCAAATAGCATTAATATCATTATACATTTTTTTGGTATTTGTTTATAATAAATAAAAGAGGTATTTCAAAATGGCTGAGAAAAATTCTACTATTTCAAGCAATAAGATGATCGGAACTGATGAAGTTGGAGTTGGGGATTTTTTCGGTCCACTAGTAGTTGTTGCTTGTTATTTAGATGAAACCAAAATTTCTAATTTGAGTGTATTTAAAAAAATTAAGGATAGCAAGCAGTTGTCGAATGAAAGTATCATGAAAATTTTTGAGGAAATACAAAAACATGTTAAGTATAGCGTTGTTATGATAGACAACCTGAAGTATAACAATATTTATAATAAGGTCAAAAATAGTCATGTCCTAAAAGCATTAGGACATAATGGCGCTTTACTAGATTTAATAAAAAATAATCCAGAACTTGAAGATACTAATATTGTTATCGATGAATTTGTTAACAAAAATAAGTACTTTGAATATTTGAAACAGTGAGAAAAAAATATAGTAAGTAAAAATGTAAATTTAGTCACAAAAGCTGAAAGTAAATTCTTAGCTGTTGCTTGTGCAAGTATTATCGCTAGAGCTTATTTTCTTAATGCCATTGCAACTCTTCAAAAAGACCTAAGATTAAGTTTGCCACTTGGAGCAGGCAATGAAGTGAAAGAATTGGTTCGGGATTACAAAAAAAATCACCCCGATAAAGTTGAAAGTTTTATCAAGATGCATTTTAAGGATAATTAATTTATTTGGTTATTTTTATTTTAACAGCCGGCTTGCTAGAATAGGTTATTTTAACCTCATCTAGCATTTTTTTAGCAGCAATATTATCTGGGGTATTTTCGTACTTATTAGATCCATAATAAATGTGCTTGATTCCGGCTTGAATAATTACTTTAACACATTGATGACAAGGAAAAAGAGTTGTATAAATATCACAACCCGATAAGTCGCAACGAGCAGAGACAATGGCGTTCATCTCCGAATGAACAACATAAGGGTATTTATTTTCAAACTGATTTTCTTTGTCTCTATCTCAAGGGAAACTGCTATTATCAATTCCGCGAGGAAAACCATTATAACCAGAACTTATTATTTGATTTAAATTATTCACGACTACACATCCAACTTGAGTTTCAGGATCCTTGCTTCGCATGGCGTTTAATTCAGCTATGGACATAAAGTATTCATCCCATGAAATGTAGTTATTGCGTGATTTTAGCATTTAAACACCAACAACAACTAAGACATTTCCGTCAAAAATAAATTGTCATTTTCAACCTATTTTTTCCATAATTTCATTTGCCATTTCAATTTTTAAAAATCCTCTTTGAATGTACATTCCCAAGACATTAATTGTTGGATTATGCAGAGCTGGAATATAGGATGGAACTAATAGCATAATAATTGGTAGCGTTATAAACGAAGCTACAATAAAGTAACCTGAAAATAAATAACCGTTAAAGCCTTCCTTATAGTTTCAATTCAAAACAATTGATAACCCCATTCCAATACCTACTCCCGAAGAAATAACTCAGTAGATTGACTCATTTCAAGCAATCATTGGGAAGAAAAATAGGAAAAATGCTGGAGCAATCATTTCCCTTTTGGCTAAAATAGAAATGACATCTTGTTTACCACTTACTTTAATAAATAAGGCACCAAATAGAATTGATGATATAACAATCGAACCTCCGAAGACATTTGCAGGAATCATAACAGAAAGAATTAATCCGCAAATAACATAACCAACTGCAACGATTACCATTAATTTAAAAGCACCGATGATGTTTTCTGAATACGAAGATAATTTTTTTATAATATACATATTTAATGCTAGTAATATTAAATCCGTTATAAAATTACTGCTAGAATTTGCAAAACCATATGTAAAGACCCTTCAGAATTGTCCTCCTAAAATTGTTAAATTATAGTTAGTTCCACCTACGAATAATTTAGTTGTATCTGAATCAATATTATTTAATCTAACAAAAATAGACAAGTAAAAAATAATAATAAATGGTACGAAACAAAATAAAGCCGTAATTATTCATGTACCAATTAGTTGTCCATTTTGTATTTTATTGTGAAATTCTTGAAATTTTTTGCTTACATCACTATTTTTATCATCTAGATCTTCTATTAATTTTTTAACTTGCTCTTGATCTTTTAAATCAACGATGATTTCTTTTTCTTCTGTTTTATCACTGAATTTCAATTTATCCACATTTGAAAAATATGGATTTAATTTGCTAACCAAATTTTTTTCATTTCCTAATATTTTGATATCTGAATCAACAACTAAATCTTTTTCAAATGATGAATCATCTAAATAAATTCAAAGAATTTGAATTTTTTCACGACTTGCTTCTTTGGATTTATTTGCGATTTCCTCAATAATCGGATCATTTCTAAAATCGCTATCTTCTGAACTAGCCTTTATTCTAATAATTTTAATTTTAGCATTACTGTTATATAAATATGAAATTTCGTCATTTTTTTGAGTTTTCTGCGGTTTATAACCCTCTTTTTTAATAAAATAATTCACTAGGGCAAGACGGTTATTTGTTATTTCTGATTTCATTGCACTTTCCTAACTTGACTTTCTTAACATATTTATTTTATCATTAAATTGCTCTGGTGGGTTAATTTCAAACAACATTTTATCTCCAGTAATTGGGTGATCAAAAATCAATTTTCAGGCATGTAAATATTGCCCAAATTCTGATTTTTTATCACTTAAATATCCATAAACTTGATCCCCATAAATTGGGTGTTTGATAAAATTGAAGTGAACTCTAATTTGGTGGGTTCTACCAGTTTCAATTACACAGCTTACTAAAGTGTGTTTTTCAAATCTTTCTAAAACTTTAAAATTAGTTTTGGCATATTTACTGTTTTTTTCAGTAACAGTCATCTTTTTGCGATCCCCAGGATGACGACCAATTGGGGCGTCAATTACTCCTTCATTTTCCAAAATTACACCATGAACTATGCCAAGGTATTCTTTGTGAATTTCTTTATTTTTTAACATTTCTGTCAATTTTTTATGAGATTTATCATTTTTAGCAACTACCAAAAGTCCTGTAGTTTGTTTATCAAGACGATGAACAATCCCAGGTCGATTTACCCCTCCAATTGTTGATAAATCTTTGATGTGAAACATTAGAGCATTAACTAATGTTTTTGAATAATTGCCTAGTGCCGGGTGAACTACCATATCATTTGGTTTGTTCACAACAATAATGTCTTTATCTTCATAAACAATTTCTATTGGAATGTCTTCAGGCAAAATTTCTGAAGAACTTGGTTTGGGTATTGTTATTTCAACAATGTCACCTGGTTTTAGTTTATAGCGAGCTGGCTTAATTTCACCATTTACTTCTACAAAATTGTCATTAATTAGTTTTTGAAGATATGAGCGAGAAAATTCAAAGTCATTCTGACAGCTACTAAAAATAAATTTATCAAGTCTTTCTTGTTCTAAAACTGTAAAATTTATTTTATTCATAAATTAGTCCTCCTTGATCTTTGATTTTTTAGTGGTTTTAGTGGTTTTAGTATTTATATTTTCTGTCTTAGAATCGAGTTCGCCATTTGAGTTAGCTAGCTCTTGTTCATAACGACGATTTTCCCTTGATTCTTTTATAAACAGATAAACAGTCATAGGAAAGGCTACAACAATTAGGTAAACAATTGCGATATTAACTCATAAATCAGCAATATTAAAAATATACCCATCACTACCAAGGAATTTGAAATCTCAAACTAAGAAGTCAACTACTCCACCTTTTATTCCATAACCTGGAATTTCCGGGGCTCAGGCTCTAGCTAATAAATTACCTCAACTTCCTGACAATAAAATTGTGATTCCAATAAGTCAATAGCGACTATTGACAAAAATGAAAACTAAAGAAAATAATAATGTAGCTAATGTAGCAATTGTAATTGCCAAGCCAACATTGTTAGCATTCATTCCATAAGCAGCTCCTGGATTAATTATGTAGTGCAACCTTAAGAAACCTGGAATTAATGGTTTTTCTGAATTATAAGCCATTTTAGCAACTACAATTCCTTTTGTAATTCAATCAATGACCACCAAAACAATAAAAATTGGTAAACAAACAATTAATTTAAATTTTCATTCATAATTATACTTTTTTAAAAAGTTTTTAAAATTTTGAAAAGCCAAAATAATCTACCCCCATTTCTGTTAATCTGATATTACTTTATGACAGCGTTCACATAAATCTTCTGTTGCTAATTTTGCAAAAATTCCTCAACATCTTTCACACTTTGATCCCTCACGAATTTGAACACAAACTTTTCCGATTTTACCTGAATAAATTGGGTCAGCAACTTTTTTAAATTCAATTTGACTGACAATTAAAATTTGCTCTAAATCTGAAATTTTTACCATTTCTTCAAATTCAGAACTAATCTCAATTTCCAATTTAGCTTCAAACGATTTTTTAATAATTTTTTCATTACGAGCTAGCTCCAAAGCCTTATTGATTTCGTCTCTAAAAATTAAGAATTTATTTCAGTTATTCACTTGCTCTGATTTTATAGAAAAATCTTGTTTTCTAAGGTCTAATAGATGAACTGACTCCTCTTTTTTAATAAATTTAATGTTATCATATATTTCCTCAGTTGTGTGAACCAAGATTGGTCTAATTGAGTCAATTAAAACTCACAGTTGTTCATATAATACAGTTTGAACTTGTCGACGTCTTAAATCATCTTGTTTTTCGATATATAAAATATCTTTAATGAAATCTAAATAGAATGCCGAAAGTTCATTGTTAACATAGTTATTTAATAACTGGTAAACCAAATTGAATTGGTAACTTTCATAAGCTTGAGTAATTTTTTGTTTAAAAATTGTTAGATTATGTAAACTAAATTCATCAACTGGATTTAATTTTTTTTGGTAATTTTTTTCTGGATCAAAATCAACAAGGTTAGATAGAATGAAACGCACTGTGTTTCTAATTTTTCGATAAGATTCACCCACTTGTTTTAGAATTTCTGTTCCAATTTTTTGGTCATCTGTATAATCTGTTGAAGCAACTCACAATCTCAAAATATCAGAACCCATTTCATTGGCAATAGAAATTGGATCTATTGTATTACCGATTGATTTTGACATTTTTTTACCTTTTTCATCATTGGTCATTCCATGAGTAATTAATTGTTTATAAGGAGCTTGATTGTCTCAAATAACTGAGTTAATTAAACTAGAATTAAACCAACCACGATATTGATCATTTCCTTCCAAATAAACATCATATGGACGTTTAAATTCTGGGAAGCGTTCTTGCAAGGCGATGTTTGAACAACCCGAATCAAATCATACATCAAGAATATCGGTTTCTTTAGTATGATTCTGATTTCTATATGATTCTGGTAAAAAGTAATCGGCTGGTTTTGTGAATCAAACATTTGTTCCTTCTTTTGCAAGAATATCAATTGCAAAATTCACTACTTCTGAATTTAATACTAATTTATCATTTTTGTCATAAAATCCAATAATAGGAACCCCTCATAGTCTTTGGCGAGAAATAGTTCACTCCTTGCGACCTTCGATTAATGATTTTAAACGATTTTGACTTCACTCGGGTTTTGTTTTTATTTTATCAATATGAGTAACAATTTGAGGAATTGCTTTTTCTAGACCTACAAATCATTGAGCAGTCGCTCTTCAAATTACTGGCTTTTTAGTTCTTCAGTCATGTGGATATGAGTGAGTTATTCATTTCATTTTTAAAAGGTTTTTATTTTCAGTTAATTTCCCACCAACAATTTTATTGGCATCATCATAAAATACACCGATTAAATCCTTGTCCTCAATTGTTTTGTCAAAATGACCACTATTATCAATTGGTGCGAATGCTTGCATTTTTTCCCTTTTTACTAATTGATAGTCATCTTCACCAAAACCACCAGCAGTATGAACTAATCCAGTTCCAGAATCACTAGTTACATGTTCTCCA
This window encodes:
- the ileS gene encoding isoleucine--tRNA ligase, which translates into the protein MANYKDTLLIQNTDFEMRAGLKDKEPKIQEKWEKLNIYNKKIKLNDKKPLFILHDGPPYANGDIHVGHALNKSLKDFIVRWKNSNGYKSPYIMGWDTHGLPIETAIAKTGVDRKKVSPEVFRDLCRNYAIEQIENQKKGFKRLGIFTDDKVIYRTLDPSFEISQLKLFAKLVEKKLVYKDLKPIFWSPSSETALAEAEIEYQDVKSPSMYIAAKVVKTSAWKNLPQDHFIIWTTTPWTIPANQLIAAGSEIEYVLVSVKGDERRFVIAKSLLPIVGETIGWEEPKIIATFLGSELENSTYQHPLYEKQISKVVLGEHVTSDSGTGLVHTAGGFGEDDYQLVKREKMQAFAPIDNSGHFDKTIEDKDLIGVFYDDANKIVGGKLTENKNLLKMKWITHSYPHDWRTKKPVIWRATAQWFVGLEKAIPQIVTHIDKIKTKPEWSQNRLKSLIEGRKEWTISRQRLWGVPIIGFYDKNDKLVLNSEVVNFAIDILAKEGTNVWFTKPADYFLPESYRNQNHTKETDILDVWFDSGCSNIALQERFPEFKRPYDVYLEGNDQYRGWFNSSLINSVIWDNQAPYKQLITHGMTNDEKGKKMSKSIGNTIDPISIANEMGSDILRLWVASTDYTDDQKIGTEILKQVGESYRKIRNTVRFILSNLVDFDPEKNYQKKLNPVDEFSLHNLTIFKQKITQAYESYQFNLVYQLLNNYVNNELSAFYLDFIKDILYIEKQDDLRRRQVQTVLYEQLWVLIDSIRPILVHTTEEIYDNIKFIKKEESVHLLDLRKQDFSIKSEQVNNWNKFLIFRDEINKALELARNEKIIKKSFEAKLEIEISSEFEEMVKISDLEQILIVSQIEFKKVADPIYSGKIGKVCVQIREGSKCERCWGIFAKLATEDLCERCHKVISD